A window of Streptomyces gilvosporeus contains these coding sequences:
- a CDS encoding N-acetylglucosamine kinase, whose amino-acid sequence MADRAGRGAFVLGADSGGSGLRIALSRAADGTPSRPPATRTSSEPVRTAPAGIDAAHLLSQLLPAARELLREAEADGLAAVCIGAAGMASLGDELRAVLPGALAEAFGACHLALAADAVTAYAGALGQRPGAVVAAGTGLIALGTDLTAAGGWRRADGWGHLLGDCGSGAWIGRAGLEAALRAHDGRPGGSPALLARAEAEFGPAAGLPGALYPRSDRPAVLASFAPQVAGCAADGDPVATGILHDAARHIADAAAAVCPPGGRPGCRPVVALTGGLLRTGEPLLGPLRTALAERLPYAVQETAAGSALDGALTIAGALAAGRLILPVDDRLLQITRPVG is encoded by the coding sequence TTGGCTGACCGGGCCGGCCGCGGCGCGTTCGTCCTGGGTGCCGACTCGGGCGGCTCCGGGCTGCGCATCGCCCTCTCCCGCGCCGCCGACGGCACCCCGTCCCGGCCGCCGGCCACCCGTACCTCCTCCGAGCCGGTCCGCACCGCCCCCGCCGGGATCGACGCGGCCCATCTGCTGTCCCAACTCCTGCCCGCAGCACGGGAGTTGCTGCGCGAGGCGGAAGCGGACGGGCTCGCCGCCGTCTGTATCGGGGCCGCGGGCATGGCCTCCCTGGGGGACGAACTGCGCGCCGTCCTGCCCGGGGCGCTGGCGGAGGCGTTCGGCGCCTGCCATCTGGCGCTGGCGGCCGATGCGGTCACCGCGTACGCCGGTGCGCTGGGCCAGCGGCCGGGCGCCGTGGTCGCCGCGGGCACCGGACTGATCGCCCTGGGGACGGACCTGACGGCGGCGGGCGGCTGGCGCCGCGCCGACGGCTGGGGCCATCTGCTGGGCGACTGCGGCAGCGGCGCCTGGATCGGCCGCGCCGGGCTGGAGGCCGCGCTGCGCGCCCACGACGGCCGCCCGGGAGGCTCGCCCGCCCTTCTGGCGCGCGCCGAGGCGGAGTTCGGACCGGCCGCCGGTCTGCCGGGTGCGCTCTATCCGCGGTCCGACCGCCCCGCCGTCCTGGCCTCCTTCGCCCCGCAGGTGGCCGGCTGCGCGGCCGACGGCGACCCGGTGGCGACGGGCATCCTCCACGACGCCGCGCGCCATATCGCCGATGCCGCGGCCGCGGTGTGCCCGCCCGGTGGCCGACCCGGCTGCCGGCCCGTGGTGGCGCTCACCGGCGGGCTGCTGCGGACGGGCGAGCCGCTGCTGGGCCCGTTGCGTACGGCGCTCGCCGAGCGACTTCCGTACGCCGTCCAGGAGACGGCCGCCGGCAGCGCACTGGACGGCGCACTGACCATCGCCGGGGCGCTGGCCGCAGGCCGTCTGATCCTGCCCGTCGATGACAGGTTGTTGCAGATCACACGCCCTGTGGGGTGA
- a CDS encoding FUSC family protein: MLKRAFVAPDPGRMRLRFAMRAVVGVGLAVALCGAAGHSLVAAITGGLAALLALFTVADPTVRGQAVTTLLLPVVGLPVLALAALLHDVPVARDLAFLAVVGAGVYARRWGPRGHSLGVFAFMTFFAAQFLHTVPRQLPELYAAVLLSLVTSSVVRFGAWCYERRLPAPAAVVAPTGGRGLARITTRQAVQATVGAAFALAMGQVLSDQRWYWAVGAAWWVFVNTTSRGETLIRGFRRFLGTVLGVVLGFAIAVPLHDEPVAAAVIVALCVFGIFYTAAVSYTWMMLAVTVMASMLYGLLGVLDPALLALRVSETAVGALGAVLAVLLVLPVTTHSVTDEWVERAVRCVHACTAESAARLAGDAAADPAPRVAELEAILGRVRLSLVPLVHPLSPLRARKRRARQVLALLDDSAREVRGLASVAADPDASHDARLVAACWRVEAAVEALTDAPMDGRRRPADADTAVHTAEGGPVLAHLHAVEQALLALAIPLGRSDRTPMGA; this comes from the coding sequence TTGCTGAAGAGGGCGTTCGTGGCGCCGGATCCGGGGCGTATGCGACTGCGGTTCGCTATGCGAGCCGTGGTCGGGGTCGGGCTTGCCGTGGCGTTGTGCGGGGCGGCCGGGCATTCGCTCGTCGCCGCGATCACCGGTGGTCTGGCCGCGTTGCTCGCCCTGTTCACGGTGGCCGATCCGACGGTGCGCGGGCAGGCCGTGACGACCTTGCTGCTGCCGGTCGTCGGCCTTCCGGTGCTCGCGCTCGCGGCCCTGCTGCACGATGTGCCGGTGGCGCGTGACCTGGCGTTCCTCGCCGTCGTGGGGGCGGGGGTGTACGCGCGGCGGTGGGGCCCGCGCGGGCACTCGCTCGGCGTGTTCGCCTTCATGACCTTTTTCGCGGCCCAGTTCCTGCACACCGTTCCCCGTCAGCTCCCCGAGTTGTACGCCGCGGTGCTGCTCTCGCTCGTGACGTCGTCGGTGGTGCGGTTCGGGGCGTGGTGTTACGAGCGGCGGTTGCCGGCGCCCGCCGCGGTGGTCGCGCCGACCGGGGGGAGGGGGCTCGCGCGCATCACGACGCGGCAGGCCGTGCAGGCGACCGTGGGGGCCGCCTTCGCCCTCGCCATGGGGCAGGTGCTGTCCGACCAGCGGTGGTACTGGGCCGTGGGTGCCGCGTGGTGGGTGTTCGTGAACACCACCTCCCGGGGCGAGACGCTCATCCGTGGGTTCCGGCGGTTCCTGGGAACCGTGCTCGGGGTGGTGCTCGGCTTCGCCATCGCCGTGCCCCTGCACGATGAGCCGGTCGCGGCCGCCGTGATCGTCGCCCTCTGCGTCTTCGGGATCTTCTACACCGCCGCCGTGTCCTACACCTGGATGATGCTGGCCGTGACGGTGATGGCGAGCATGCTGTACGGGCTGCTCGGCGTGCTCGATCCGGCGCTGCTCGCCCTGCGGGTGAGCGAGACGGCTGTCGGCGCCCTGGGTGCGGTGCTCGCGGTGCTCCTCGTGCTGCCGGTGACCACGCACTCCGTCACCGACGAGTGGGTCGAGCGGGCCGTGCGGTGCGTGCACGCCTGCACCGCGGAGTCCGCCGCCCGACTCGCGGGAGATGCGGCTGCCGATCCGGCGCCGCGTGTCGCCGAACTGGAGGCGATCCTCGGTCGCGTACGCCTCTCACTGGTCCCGCTGGTGCATCCGCTCAGCCCCCTGCGGGCGCGCAAGCGGCGGGCCCGGCAGGTGCTCGCGCTTCTGGACGACTCCGCGCGCGAGGTGCGCGGGCTCGCGTCCGTGGCCGCCGACCCGGATGCCTCGCACGACGCCCGCCTCGTCGCGGCGTGCTGGCGCGTCGAAGCGGCCGTCGAGGCCCTCACCGACGCCCCGATGGACGGGCGCCGCCGCCCGGCCGATGCCGACACGGCGGTGCACACCGCCGAGGGCGGACCCGTACTGGCCCATCTGCACGCGGTGGAGCAGGCCCTGCTCGCCCTCGCGATCCCTCTGGGCCGGTCCGACCGCACACCGATGGGCGCCTGA
- a CDS encoding sirohydrochlorin chelatase has product MSSPTGPAPGSPSFDADSPSPGAAPGLPVRMPRRQSGRHRKPEPLAAPEGAPALVLAVPGAPSPASRSLAEEVSSIARSELPGLDARIGYVDGDDAEFPSLEAVLAQAGAEQKERIGHDGPADQPAAVVVPLLAGPDSALLRRIRQAIMNSGSGADLTDVLGPHPLLAEALHVRLSEAGLARADRARLFTVATAADGIILATVGGEEAVQAAGITGMLLSARLAVPVLAAGLDEEGAIARTAEQLRGSGSQQLALAPYLIGPELADGLLGAAAAEAQCAAAETLGAYGAVGRLVLSNYAAAVGITLQQGAPVAR; this is encoded by the coding sequence ATGAGTTCCCCCACTGGGCCCGCACCTGGCTCGCCCTCTTTCGACGCCGATTCCCCGAGCCCGGGAGCCGCACCCGGCCTGCCCGTACGGATGCCCCGGCGACAGTCCGGCCGCCACCGCAAGCCGGAGCCGCTCGCGGCACCCGAGGGCGCACCCGCCCTGGTGCTGGCCGTACCCGGCGCCCCCTCCCCCGCCTCCCGCAGCCTGGCGGAGGAGGTCTCCAGCATCGCCCGCTCCGAGCTGCCCGGGCTCGACGCCCGGATCGGCTACGTCGACGGCGACGATGCGGAGTTCCCGTCGCTGGAGGCCGTGCTGGCCCAGGCCGGCGCCGAGCAGAAGGAGCGGATCGGGCACGACGGCCCGGCCGACCAGCCCGCCGCGGTGGTCGTCCCGCTGCTGGCCGGTCCGGACAGCGCGCTGCTGCGTCGGATACGCCAGGCGATCATGAACAGCGGTTCCGGCGCCGATCTGACCGATGTCCTGGGCCCGCATCCGCTGCTGGCCGAGGCCCTGCACGTCCGGCTGTCCGAGGCCGGTCTGGCGCGCGCCGACCGTGCCCGGCTGTTCACCGTCGCCACCGCGGCGGACGGCATCATCCTGGCCACCGTGGGCGGCGAGGAGGCCGTACAGGCCGCCGGGATCACCGGCATGCTGCTCTCGGCGCGGCTGGCCGTGCCGGTGCTGGCCGCCGGGCTCGACGAGGAGGGCGCCATCGCCCGCACGGCCGAGCAGCTGCGCGGCTCCGGTTCGCAGCAGCTGGCGCTGGCCCCGTACCTGATCGGTCCCGAGCTCGCCGACGGCCTGCTGGGGGCGGCCGCGGCGGAGGCGCAGTGCGCGGCGGCGGAGACGCTCGGCGCGTACGGCGCGGTGGGCCGGCTGGTGCTCTCGAACTACGCGGCGGCGGTGGGCATCACCCTTCAGCAGGGGGCGCCGGTCGCCCGCTAG
- a CDS encoding roadblock/LC7 domain-containing protein produces MLEGLASSVPHTRDVVVLSSDGLCMAQYGTDEDTADRLAAACAGLQSLSAAIATEFPHGDGRMKLVVIEVNGGFFYLMAAGAGAYLAVLADGDVDAGLMGQGMRDLVARIGQHLTSPPRADRQAP; encoded by the coding sequence ATGCTTGAGGGTCTGGCGTCCAGCGTTCCGCACACCCGTGACGTCGTGGTGCTGTCCTCGGACGGTTTGTGTATGGCTCAGTACGGTACGGACGAGGACACCGCGGATCGCCTCGCCGCCGCCTGTGCCGGACTGCAGAGCCTGTCGGCGGCCATCGCCACGGAATTTCCGCACGGCGACGGGCGGATGAAGCTCGTCGTCATCGAGGTCAACGGCGGCTTCTTCTACTTGATGGCGGCTGGCGCCGGGGCGTATCTGGCGGTGCTGGCCGACGGCGACGTGGACGCCGGGCTCATGGGACAGGGGATGCGGGACCTGGTCGCCCGGATCGGTCAGCACCTCACCAGCCCGCCGCGGGCCGACCGGCAGGCCCCATGA
- a CDS encoding DUF742 domain-containing protein, whose product MSDPEQDIRRSWEEGGPERLYILTSGRSVPSDPAPLDMVTLIVTRNGPGSRMPPEQAGILRICDYPLSIAEISAYLHLPVSLVTVLLADLLEGGHVEARAPIPAASLPDVELLEAVMHGLQNL is encoded by the coding sequence ATGAGCGACCCGGAACAGGACATCCGCCGGAGTTGGGAAGAAGGCGGCCCCGAGCGCCTCTACATCCTGACGTCCGGGCGGAGCGTGCCCTCTGATCCAGCTCCCCTGGACATGGTCACGCTGATCGTGACACGGAACGGGCCCGGCTCGCGGATGCCGCCCGAACAGGCCGGCATTCTCCGGATATGTGACTACCCGCTGTCGATCGCCGAGATCTCCGCATACCTCCACCTGCCGGTCAGCCTGGTCACGGTACTGCTCGCGGATCTGCTGGAGGGCGGCCATGTCGAAGCCCGGGCACCGATTCCTGCCGCGTCGTTGCCCGATGTCGAACTTTTGGAGGCGGTGATGCATGGACTGCAAAATCTCTGA
- a CDS encoding lactonase family protein yields the protein MGTTDSGRYAYIGSFTTAGGLGITTAAVDPDTGALTPRHSTDAVPNPSYLAPSPDGRFLYAVSELPDGAAAAFALTPHGPAPHGPAVPVGGADPTHLTLADGRLITANYSSGSVSSLPVRADGTLDGPATVLSHQGSGPHADRQEGPHAHAVQPDPSGRWLLSVDLGTDSVRVCALTGAHADHADAAGTLTVRDEVALRPGSGPRHLAFHPRGDRAYVINELDPTITLCRWDADRGALTPLGETPLLPEGTAPGSAPSALVVSPDGRFAWAANRGHDSISVLALDLSGDTAVLRTTVPCGGHWPRDVALHPGGRHLYAANERSGDVTWFTLDPETGIPARSGSVAAPAASCVVFV from the coding sequence ATGGGGACGACGGACAGCGGCCGGTACGCCTACATCGGCTCCTTCACGACGGCGGGCGGCCTCGGGATCACCACGGCGGCCGTGGACCCGGACACCGGCGCGCTCACCCCGCGGCACTCCACCGACGCCGTGCCCAACCCCTCCTACCTGGCGCCGAGCCCCGACGGACGGTTCCTCTACGCGGTCAGCGAGCTGCCCGACGGCGCCGCGGCGGCCTTCGCCCTCACCCCGCACGGCCCCGCACCGCACGGCCCCGCCGTACCGGTGGGCGGCGCCGACCCCACCCACCTCACCCTGGCCGACGGCCGTCTGATCACCGCCAACTACAGCTCCGGAAGCGTCAGTTCCCTCCCCGTACGGGCCGACGGCACCCTGGACGGACCTGCCACCGTGCTGTCCCACCAGGGCAGCGGCCCCCACGCCGACCGCCAGGAAGGCCCGCATGCGCACGCCGTTCAGCCCGACCCCAGCGGCCGCTGGCTGCTCAGCGTGGACCTCGGCACCGACTCCGTACGGGTGTGTGCCCTCACCGGAGCCCACGCCGACCACGCCGACGCCGCCGGGACGCTGACCGTGCGGGACGAGGTGGCGCTGCGCCCCGGCAGCGGACCGCGCCATCTCGCCTTCCACCCCCGGGGCGACCGCGCCTACGTCATCAACGAACTCGACCCGACGATCACCCTCTGCCGCTGGGACGCCGACCGCGGCGCCCTGACGCCGCTGGGGGAGACCCCGCTGCTCCCGGAGGGGACCGCCCCGGGCTCCGCCCCGTCCGCACTGGTCGTCTCCCCGGACGGCCGCTTCGCCTGGGCCGCCAACCGCGGCCACGACAGCATCTCGGTGCTGGCCCTCGACCTGTCCGGGGACACCGCCGTCCTCCGTACGACCGTCCCCTGCGGCGGCCACTGGCCCCGCGATGTGGCGCTGCACCCCGGTGGCCGGCACCTCTACGCCGCCAACGAGCGCTCCGGCGACGTCACATGGTTCACCCTCGACCCGGAGACGGGCATCCCCGCCCGGTCGGGATCGGTGGCCGCCCCGGCGGCCTCCTGCGTCGTCTTCGTCTGA
- a CDS encoding phospholipid scramblase-related protein — protein MTERNIPAGWYADPQGAPRRLRWWDGFRWTEHTHPENQAQAPAPPSAPVPTRGRPMPHQYAPEQYAPQQAGAAPAGPGGGTLFTEPVLVVSQRARLIEVANEYGVFDQHGAPLGTVVQVGRSTMRKAPRALSGPDPYPTHTLEIRDAHGQPQLVLTRPARPIRSKVLVERPDGRPVGELVQQNAIGKINFSMTAAGRQIGAIKAENWRAWNFAIVDHTDTEVARITKTWDGPAKAMFTTADNYVLQIHRPLPDPLLNLVVATALTVDTALKQDARGLG, from the coding sequence GGTACGCCGACCCGCAGGGCGCCCCCCGGCGCCTGCGCTGGTGGGACGGCTTCCGGTGGACCGAGCACACCCACCCGGAGAACCAGGCGCAGGCCCCGGCCCCGCCGTCGGCCCCGGTACCGACCCGGGGCCGGCCGATGCCCCACCAGTACGCGCCCGAGCAGTACGCGCCGCAGCAGGCCGGCGCGGCACCGGCCGGGCCCGGCGGCGGGACCCTGTTCACCGAGCCGGTGCTGGTGGTCAGCCAGCGGGCCAGGCTCATCGAGGTCGCCAACGAGTACGGCGTCTTCGACCAGCACGGCGCCCCCCTCGGCACGGTCGTCCAGGTCGGCCGGAGCACCATGAGGAAAGCGCCGCGGGCCCTCTCCGGCCCGGATCCGTACCCGACCCACACCCTGGAGATCCGCGACGCCCACGGGCAACCGCAGCTGGTGCTGACCCGCCCCGCGCGGCCGATCAGGTCCAAGGTGCTGGTGGAGCGGCCGGACGGGCGGCCGGTCGGCGAGCTCGTGCAGCAGAACGCCATCGGGAAGATCAACTTCTCGATGACGGCCGCCGGACGGCAGATCGGCGCCATCAAGGCGGAGAACTGGCGCGCCTGGAACTTCGCGATCGTCGACCACACCGACACCGAGGTCGCCCGGATCACCAAGACCTGGGACGGACCGGCCAAGGCGATGTTCACCACCGCGGACAACTACGTGCTCCAGATCCACCGGCCGCTTCCCGACCCGCTGCTGAACCTGGTGGTCGCCACGGCGCTGACCGTCGACACCGCCCTCAAACAGGACGCCCGCGGCCTTGGCTGA
- a CDS encoding ATP-binding protein, with product MVRAGSSPGGSGPASTPIWLLPPVLLAACTAVAVSLSPSTARSLVVWIGVVATAAVAVAAWQAACRGRALDELRREYADREAVLHRHLSVQEAETVRMAKKTLPAAIAQLQSGSTTEEVLHTVGQVSRVSPEFEAAHKAVLRSVLEAVEAEEGLRDSAQRAFVNIARRVQAIVHQQAQELRELEDKHGQDPDVFGDLLRVDHRTALVGRLADSIAVLGGARPGRQWQQTIPLFNVLRGAMSRITDYQRVDLHSVAEVGILGRGVEPLIHALAELLDNATRYSPPQTRVHLTATEIQAGVAIEMEDAGIGLTDEARIRAEQALREGSPTGIDLDDLGESPRLGLAVVGRLARTNKFQVSFRASAYGGVRVVLIVPPEMITATPVPGGAMAKAATLPPPRRRGGPLRPEAAAQEPVSVAPSRTANGLPQRRRRTRAVLPPMRQKPAATTTESTTSVSAAPPPQAGMWLAAFQEGVSGESRAESPEQRPAGLSDKESEHY from the coding sequence ATGGTTCGTGCTGGTTCGTCACCCGGAGGGTCGGGGCCTGCCTCCACCCCAATATGGCTGTTGCCGCCCGTACTGCTGGCGGCGTGTACGGCCGTGGCCGTGTCGCTGTCGCCTTCGACGGCCCGTTCCCTGGTCGTCTGGATAGGCGTCGTCGCGACGGCCGCTGTGGCCGTCGCGGCCTGGCAGGCAGCCTGCCGGGGACGCGCGCTCGACGAACTGCGCCGCGAGTACGCCGACAGGGAGGCGGTCCTGCACCGGCATCTGTCCGTGCAGGAAGCCGAAACGGTGCGGATGGCCAAGAAGACGCTGCCCGCGGCCATCGCCCAGCTGCAGTCGGGCAGCACGACCGAAGAAGTGCTGCACACCGTCGGCCAAGTGTCCCGCGTCAGCCCCGAGTTCGAAGCCGCGCACAAGGCGGTACTGCGCTCCGTCCTGGAAGCCGTCGAGGCCGAGGAGGGCCTTCGCGACTCCGCCCAGCGCGCCTTCGTCAACATCGCTCGGCGTGTCCAGGCCATCGTCCACCAACAGGCCCAGGAACTACGGGAACTGGAGGACAAACACGGTCAGGACCCGGACGTCTTCGGCGACTTGCTGCGCGTCGACCACCGGACCGCACTGGTCGGCCGGCTGGCGGACAGCATCGCCGTACTCGGCGGGGCCCGGCCGGGGCGCCAGTGGCAGCAGACCATCCCGCTGTTCAATGTGCTCCGCGGCGCCATGTCCCGGATCACCGACTACCAGCGCGTCGATCTGCACTCCGTGGCCGAGGTGGGCATCCTCGGACGCGGCGTCGAGCCGCTGATCCACGCCCTGGCCGAGCTGCTGGACAACGCCACCCGGTATTCGCCGCCCCAGACACGGGTCCATCTGACCGCCACCGAGATTCAGGCCGGTGTGGCGATCGAGATGGAGGACGCCGGGATCGGCCTGACCGATGAAGCCCGCATCCGCGCCGAGCAGGCGCTGAGGGAGGGTTCCCCCACCGGAATCGACCTCGACGACCTGGGTGAGTCACCCCGACTCGGCCTCGCCGTGGTCGGTCGGCTGGCCCGTACGAACAAGTTCCAGGTCTCCTTCCGGGCCTCCGCGTACGGCGGTGTACGCGTCGTCCTGATCGTCCCGCCGGAAATGATCACCGCGACTCCGGTGCCCGGCGGAGCCATGGCCAAGGCCGCCACCCTGCCGCCGCCCAGGCGCCGCGGCGGGCCGCTGCGACCGGAAGCCGCGGCGCAGGAGCCGGTGTCCGTCGCCCCTTCGCGCACCGCCAACGGGCTCCCGCAACGCAGGCGCCGTACCCGCGCCGTGCTTCCGCCCATGCGGCAGAAGCCCGCAGCCACCACCACTGAATCCACCACCTCGGTCTCAGCCGCTCCACCCCCACAGGCCGGGATGTGGCTGGCCGCCTTCCAGGAGGGCGTCTCCGGCGAGTCCCGAGCCGAGTCGCCGGAACAGCGTCCCGCCGGCCTGAGCGACAAAGAGTCCGAGCATTACTGA
- a CDS encoding nuclear transport factor 2 family protein codes for MSNADVVRACFASYLAQDRAAMDRLLAEDFVFTSPLDDHIDKAAFFERCFPTAHRLRSQEILDVVPAGEDQVFVRYAYELQTGERHRNVEVMTVRDGRITETQVYFGGQFPRG; via the coding sequence ATGTCGAACGCCGATGTCGTCCGCGCCTGTTTCGCGAGCTATCTCGCCCAGGACCGCGCGGCCATGGACCGGCTGCTCGCCGAGGACTTCGTCTTCACCAGTCCGCTGGACGACCACATCGACAAGGCCGCGTTCTTCGAGCGCTGCTTCCCCACGGCGCACCGGCTGCGCTCCCAGGAGATCCTCGACGTCGTGCCCGCCGGGGAGGACCAGGTCTTCGTCCGGTACGCGTACGAGCTCCAGACCGGCGAGCGGCATCGCAATGTCGAGGTGATGACGGTCCGGGACGGCCGGATCACCGAGACCCAGGTGTATTTCGGCGGGCAGTTCCCCCGGGGCTGA